The Alosa alosa isolate M-15738 ecotype Scorff River chromosome 9, AALO_Geno_1.1, whole genome shotgun sequence genome includes a region encoding these proteins:
- the LOC125300758 gene encoding uncharacterized protein LOC125300758, whose amino-acid sequence MEKPRHRCSVCNKTLTEKSNLTRHLKIHAVARETFDCDHCCCPYVADTKTAEAAAKRSGGELWKGQLVIVFGKYAGQTFRWLLENDVGWLVWLLFQYCQQGEQNELLKWQKERLLEYAREFPPKALSKKDQAPPTVPNLSQQDPNYASDAELLAAAENVLDGSEASVSKQLTTQGDLASFVCQDNRPGPSSLRETSEPSGVVLEGWQKFWEQPPESAQALGIAPANIKWLKTNETYRLFKRASKYKNVRGEMAERKLFKEKMEFHPPPPAMAVKGAVPNMLSFTTPAFFWRPVGVMKALIRCPNTNCPAPPEYYLEKRGSSSYARQVCGMNFHYTMLTERLMCKHCLKLREEPSQAYADNSDDYDGEEDGAHRAQQQYTRLAYSPKILMNLSKCAVDRSVVTLIPRLSAVSMSKVQRLLQQGDEWYMERRDLYQTLNNVWYIVWVCGVFAGFVLQKSAGPISEKREWLRTMTLRLCASLNVNRD is encoded by the exons ATGGAGAAGCCTAGACATCGGTGCAGCGTGTGCAACAAGACTTTAACTGAAAAGTCCAACCTGACGAGGCATCTGAAGATCCATGCTGTTGCTAGGGAGACCTTTGACTGTGAT CACTGTTGTTGCCCCTACGTGGCTGATACCAAGACAGCAGAGGCGGCTGCCAAGAGGTCCGGGGGTGAGCTGTGGAAAGGTCAACTGGTCATCGTGTTCGGGAAGTACGCCGGTCAGACCTTCAGGTGGCTTCTAGAAAACGATGTTGGCTGGCTGGTGTGGTTGCTGTTCCAGTACTGCCAGCAGGGAGAGCAGAACGAGCTGCTGAAGTGGCAGAAGGAGCGGCTGCTCGAGTACGCCAGAGAGTTCCCTCCT AAAGCGCTGTCAAAGAAAGATCAGGCTCCTCCGACCGTCCCCAACCTCTCTCAGCAGGACCCTAACTACGCCAGCGATGCCGAGTTGTTGGCTGCTGCAG AGAATGTCCTGGACGGGTCCGAGGCGTCGGTCAGCAAGCAGCTGACCACCCAGGGAGACCTCGCCAGCTTTGTGTGCCAGGACAACAGGCCCGGACCCTCGTCCCTCCGAGAGACCTCGGAACCCAGTGGCGTCGTTCTGGAGGGCTGGCAGAAGTTCTGGGAGCAGCCGCCTGAATCCGCCCAAGCCCTCGGTATAGCCCCAGCGAACATCAAGTGGCTGAAGACCAACGAGACCTACAGGCTGTTCAAGAGGGCGTCCAAGTACAAGAATGTCAGGGGAGAGATGGCCGAGAGGAAGCTCTTTAAGGAGAAGATGGAGTTCCACCCGCCCCCACCTGCTATGGCCGTCAAAGGAGCTGTGCCCAACATGCTCTCCTTCACCACCCCTGCCTTCTTCTGGCGGCCGGTCGGCGTGATGAAGGCATTGATCCGCTGCCCCAACACCAACTGCCCCGCACCGCCAGAGTATTACCTGGAGAAGAGAGGGTCCAGCAGTTACGCCAGGCAAGTGTGCGGCATGAACTTCCATTACACCATGCTGACCGAGAGGTTGATGTGCAAACACTGTCTCAAGCTGAGGGAGGAGCCGAGCCAGGCGTACGCAGACAACAGCGACGACTACGACGGCGAGGAGGACGGCGCCCACCGTGCCCAGCAGCAGTACACCAGGCTGGCGTACAGTCCGAAAATTCTGATGAACCTCAGCAAGTGTGCTGTGGACAGGAGTGTGGTCACCCTGATTCCCCGACTCAGCGCTGTCTCAATGAGCAAGGTGCAGAGGCTGCTGCAGCAGGGCGACGAGTGGTACATGGAGCGTCGGGACCTGTACCAGACTCTTAACAATGTTTGGTACATTGTCTGGGTCTGCGGTGTATTCGCGGGTTTTGTCCTGCAAAAATCTGCAGGTCCAATCAGTGAAAAGAGGGAGTGGCTGAGAACGATGACATTGAGGTTGTGTGCTAGTTTGAATGTGAACCGagattag